Proteins from a genomic interval of Desulfovibrio sp.:
- a CDS encoding chemotaxis protein CheW — protein sequence MDEAQKKQDAELMQLVTFSIGEEEFGVDILKVQEIIRMMEITKVPRAPEFVEGVINLRGKVIPIIDLRRRFGLSARGHDKHTRIIVIEINNMIVGFVVDSVSEVLRIPSSTVEPPPPVVSGMESEYISGVGKLEDRLLILLDLDRLLSREETVSLTNV from the coding sequence ATGGACGAGGCTCAAAAAAAGCAAGACGCTGAACTCATGCAGCTGGTGACTTTCAGCATCGGCGAGGAAGAATTCGGTGTCGATATTCTCAAGGTGCAGGAGATCATCCGCATGATGGAGATCACCAAGGTGCCGCGCGCTCCCGAGTTTGTCGAGGGGGTCATCAATCTGCGCGGCAAGGTAATCCCCATCATCGATCTGCGTCGGCGCTTCGGCCTTTCAGCGCGCGGACACGATAAGCACACGCGAATCATCGTGATTGAGATCAATAATATGATTGTCGGCTTTGTTGTGGATTCGGTCTCAGAAGTGCTGAGAATTCCGTCGAGCACGGTGGAGCCGCCTCCGCCGGTCGTTTCCGGAATGGAGTCCGAATACATCAGCGGCGTGGGCAAACTGGAGGACAGGCTGCTTATACTCTTAGACCTGGATAGGCTCCTTTCCCGAGAAGAAACGGTATCTCTCACCAACGTATAG